A genomic region of Chlorogloeopsis sp. ULAP01 contains the following coding sequences:
- a CDS encoding pentapeptide repeat-containing protein, whose amino-acid sequence MVWRITTDELLERYKAGERNFNGIELIRIVGEMGERDGIDGQITGLEGADLRGISLRGANLEKVDLSGADLTGADLFGVYLGGAGLVKTILRDANLFSANLSWATLSGADLTGANLSQVNASSAVFIGATIGYFEYAVLIDANFQGAIGMLIKGHFNLIWDTTMPDGTVEKGPYCKWK is encoded by the coding sequence ATGGTTTGGAGAATTACTACTGATGAATTGTTGGAGCGTTACAAAGCTGGGGAGCGTAACTTTAATGGGATTGAGTTGATTCGCATTGTTGGTGAAATGGGTGAAAGAGATGGGATTGATGGTCAGATTACTGGACTTGAAGGTGCTGACTTGCGGGGTATTAGCCTGCGGGGAGCTAATCTTGAAAAAGTCGATCTGAGTGGGGCTGATTTGACTGGAGCCGATCTGTTCGGTGTTTATTTGGGTGGGGCTGGTTTGGTAAAAACGATTTTGAGAGATGCTAATTTGTTCTCTGCCAACCTGAGTTGGGCTACTTTGAGTGGGGCTGATTTGACTGGAGCCAATTTGAGCCAGGTGAATGCGAGTAGCGCTGTTTTCATCGGTGCTACCATAGGGTATTTTGAATATGCTGTTTTGATTGATGCTAACTTTCAAGGGGCTATCGGTATGCTCATCAAGGGACATTTCAACCTGATTTGGGATACTACTATGCCCGACGGCACTGTTGAAAAAGGTCCCTACTGTAAATGGAAATAG